Proteins from one Aspergillus nidulans FGSC A4 chromosome VIII genomic window:
- a CDS encoding uncharacterized protein (transcript_id=CADANIAT00002011): MTATQQQKSQQQKSQQKLSEAWEAEAVNIITVAYINLAWLPGRIIFVYQNRLTASKLPGLPAPSSGSWSRSSRSVKASNRGSSRASNGDSDAATEPLIGTSISTLTELFPIHYGTTLK; the protein is encoded by the exons ATGACGGCgacacagcagcagaaatcacagcagcagaaatcaCAGCAGAAGTTGAGCGAGGCTtgggaagctgaagctgtcAACA TAATCACTGTTGCTTATATTAATCTTGCGTGGTTACCAGGTCGTATTATCTTTGTATACCAGAACAGGCTGACAGCGTCAAAGTTGCCGGGATTGCCGGCGCCGTCAAGTGGATCATGGTCACGCAGCTCACGCTCAGTCAAGGCTTCAAACCGTGGCTCAAGCAGAGCATCGAATGGTGATTCAGATGCAG CAACAGAACCGCTTATCGGAACCAGCATTTCGACTCTGACTGAGCTATTTCCGATTCACTACGGTACCACTCTAAAGTAA